A region from the Drosophila ananassae strain 14024-0371.13 chromosome 2L, ASM1763931v2, whole genome shotgun sequence genome encodes:
- the LOC6499347 gene encoding aprataxin-like protein, translating into MSWSNNLVKEIVNSKNHIIVTELAVVIADKFPKARHHYLVLPLADIPSIFQLNRSHLSLLNELHFLAHNVVEVKGACWDDFQVGFHAEPSMQRLHLHVISKDFVSPCLKTKKHWNSFNTDLFVPFEKLVAQVEKDNCFTRFPKSLKDDLLATPLLCNQCKFIAPNLPTLKEHLAKHLEDRTQKSQNYNLEKMAKHDPKDYFRDELSRKLKDKKNFIIESDRAVVIKADFPKSQYHFRVVAKEELRDVTQLNGDHLPLLDHLMDLAHEVIEKQDHLEPHHFRIGFKVNTFWNRLNLHVISDDFYSVAMKRVRHWNSFNSELFMPFHVAHMMLSLQGSIDPISEEKCKELQLKLPLHCNQCEFETNLLLDLKFHLFQHWQGREREWKQKKNLDKILKMLETTSVSEDATSNASEIGKESIEMPQKPLATPLHCQAKDQAANGYAEYVSGPPVNMMNIQNPNNPFRNTPPLNIKPLASPQPNHSGNHMAHGPRGAFFKPRGNMAPRAPRPMWNAPRGPQNHQRNSFMHPGINGFGAPTQHQGYQPVGLGQAPMFGQPMGMRHPGFNSFRPPPPTNYLVHPTPPNQTSVVSQVALTSQGARPKWNPQNANNQNRQAPTPNSISNQGNPTEKNLQNPNQSNRPYQNKTNKKSNKNKPQNPNQKSSQQKPNSNVNQPAQTQGV; encoded by the exons ATGTCTTGGTCAAATAATTTGGTGAAAGAAATTGTAAACTCCAAAAACCACATTATCGTCACTGAACTAGCCGTAGTCATTGCGGACAAGTTCCCAAAGGCTCGGCATCACTATCTAGTGTTGCCCCTTGCCGATATTCCCAGTATATTCCAA TTGAACAGAAGTCACCTGTCATTGTTAAACGAACTGCATTTTTTGGCTCATAACGTTGTGGAAGTGAAAGGCGCATGCTGGGACGATTTTCAAGTGGGATTTCACGCGGAGCCTAGCATGCAAAGGCTTCACTTGCATGTAATCTCAAAGGATTTTGTGTCGCCCTGTTTGAAGACCAAAAAGCATTGGAACAGTTTCAATACCGACCTTTTTGTTCCTTTCGAAA AACTTGTTGCCCAAGTGGAGAAGGACAATTGTTTCACTCGCTTCCCAAAAAGCCTGAAGGACGACCTGTTGGCCACCCCGCTGCTTTGTAACCAGTGTAAATTTATAGCTCCCAATTTACCAACACTTAAGGAACATTTGGCGAAGCATCTCGAAGACCGCACACAAAAATCGCAGAACTA taatttagaaaaaatggcaaaacaCGACCCAAAGGACTATTTTCGTGACGAGCTATCACGTAAACTAAAAGACAAAAAGAATTTTATAATTGAAAGCGATCGGGCAGTGGTAATCAAGGCGGACTTCCCAAAGTCGCAATATCACTTCAGAGTTGTGGCCAAAGAAGAATTACGGGATGTAACTCAG TTAAATGGGGATCATTTGCCTTTGCTGGATCACTTAATGGACCTGGCCCATGAAGTAATCGAGAAGCAGGACCATTTGGAACCGCACCACTTTCGCATCGGCTTCAAAGTTAATACCTTTTGGAACCGCCTTAACTTACACGTCATCTCAGATGACTTCTATTCGGTGGCCATGAAACGTGTTCGCCACTGGAATAGTTTCAATTCGGAGTTATTTATGCCCTTTCATGTGGCCCACATGATGCTAAGCTTGCAGGGCTCCATTGATCCCATTTCAGAGGAGAAGTGCAAAGAGCTGCAGCTGAAGTTACCATTGCACTGCAACCAGTGCGAGTTTGAAACAAATTTACTGCTGGATCTAAAGTTTCACCTATTTCAGCACTGGCAGGGTAGAGAAAGAGAGtggaaacaaaagaaaaatctcgacaagattttaaaaatgttggaaactaCCAGCGTCAGTGAGGACGCAACTTCGAATGCTTCTGAAATTGGAAAGGAGTCGATTGAAATGCCGCAAAAACCATTAGCAACCCCACTGCACTGCCAAGCCAAGGATCAGGCTGCGAATGGCTATGCAGAATATGTTTCCGGGCCACCGGTAAACATGATGAACATTCAAAATCCCAACAACCCATTCCGGAACACACCACCGTTGAACATTAAACCATTGGCTTCGCCGCAACCAAACCATTCAGGAAACCACATGGCACATGGACCTAGGGGGGCTTTTTTTAAGCCACGTGGAAATATGGCACCCCGTGCACCACGGCCCATGTGGAACGCTCCTAGGGGTCCACAAAATCACCAACGTAACTCCTTCATGCATCCGGGAATCAATGGATTCGGGGCACCAACGCAACATCAGGGTTATCAGCCAGTAGGGCTTGGACAAGCTCCAATGTTTGGTCAACCAATGGGAATGAGACATCCGGGTTTCAACTCGTTCCGACCGCCTCCACCAACAAACTATCTAGTCCACCCCACACCTCCTAATCAGACTAGTGTGGTTAGTCAAGTTGCTTTAACTAGTCAAGGGGCAAGACCGAAATGGAATCCACAAAATGCGAATAATCAAAACCGGCAGGCGCCAACACCAAACTCAATTTCAAATCAGGGCAATCCCACCGAGAAAAATCTTCAGAATCCGAATCAATCAAATCGGCCATATcagaataaaacaaataagaaatcaaataaaaataaacctcAAAATCCCAATCAAAAATCGAGCCAACAAAAACCAAACTCTAATGTCAATCAACCTGCCCAGACTCAAGGAGTTTAG
- the LOC6501234 gene encoding uncharacterized protein LOC6501234 has translation MAQNQRLSAKEFQKNFAESLSCNDELIWDLVPENQPDLLKKKLKELIPDHQTRSKKTQDAVFTSLWNQRKYTNGQSLTAIIYVVVVPEEKNFENAEISTNFSYHPVIRARRCIYGTSSSHCCNLFVDENARVYQNWGHYVATNKLPPGTMVAPKSGIYKLVEGEVSLEKFVTPAGSAGRKALHVLDTSVAIGGFASAGVSIVAATCVFPFAAPLMGIAGLVGLGTATYATTRSSIRLADRSKHEQSIKLTDREARGHWLNTMAGVVGIGAAGVTKAVGLATIAGKEVGKVAQMTVNGVNITSIAVSGSSVANGVVDIIIKAMDGEDITAMDVLQLSASLVLFTHSIHNFKLASTIIREAANGKIDGFRKTLSESQRISFDKYLETTVSIRGETKGILDIIRCINDTPSHHELRSLFMSPKGVKNTVNISCSNLKLGLLLTECIVTIGKTSFNLKDYGEAILKNVVNAESFENIVRVVAESVVPNVFNLIMNMTETFLNLMLKELTELLKFFISTESVLFRMMETVLNDYREKSYQFIEAHTLPIMEKIKRQFLSLNPSNYIIPRKKCEVCDGYYTICPL, from the exons atggcCCAGAATCAAAGACTTAGTGCTAAAGAATTCCAGAAAAATTTTGCAGAATCTCTTAGCTGCAACGACGAACTTATCTGGGACTT AGTGCCAGAAAATCAACCAGATTTGTTGAAGAAGAAACTTAAGGAATTGATACCCGATCATCAGACGCGCTCCAAAAAAACTCAGGACGCTGTATTTACTTCTCTATGGAATCAAA gAAAATACACAAACGGACAATCGCTGACTGCCATTATTTATGTAGTTGTGGTCCCagaggaaaaaaattttgaaaatgctGAGATAAGCACAAATTTCTCCTATCATCCAGTGATCCGTGCCCGCCGCTGCATAT ATGGAACCAGCAGCTCCCACTGCTGCAATTTGTTTGTTGATGAAAACGCACGCGTCTACCAAAATTGGGGACATTATGTGGCTACCAATAAGTTGCCTCCCGGTACCATGGTGGCCCCCAAATCCGGAATTTACAAGTTGGTGGAAGGCGAGGTGAGCCTGGAGAAATTTGTAACACCAGCGGGCAGTGCCGGTAGAAAAGCTCTTCACGTTCTTGATACTAGCGTTGCAATTGGAGGATTTGCCTCTGCGGGAGTCTCAATTGTGGCAGCAACTTGTGTGTTTCCCTTCGCGGCTCCTCTGATGGGCATTGCCGGACTCGTCGGCCTGGGCACTGCCACATATGCGACGACCAGGTCCAGTATCAGACTGGCGGATCGCTCCAAACACGAGCAATCGATCAAACTGACTGATCGAGAGGCGCGCGGACACTGGCTGAATACAATGGCCGGTGTCGTAGGAATAGGTGCTGCCGGGGTCACAAAAGCCGTGGGTTTGGCAACAATCGCTGGAAAGGAAGTTGGGAAG GTCGCTCAAATGACAGTCAATGGAGTGAACATAACTTCGATTGCAGTTTCCGGATCAAGTGTGGCAAATGGCGTTGTGGACATTATTATA AAAGCTATGGACGGGGAGGACATCACTGCCATGGATGTGCTTCAGTTGTCCGCTTCGCTGGTATTGTTCACCCACAGCATCCACAATTTCAAACTGGCCTCCACCATCATTAGGGAGGCCGCCAATGGAAAGATAGATGGCTTTCGAAAAACCCTTAGTGAAAGTCAAag GATTTCATTTGATAAGTACCTTGAGACGACAGTGTCTATAAGGGGAGAAACCAAGGGAATATTGGATATCATACGCTGCATTAATGATACGCCATCCCACCACGAATTGAGATCTTTATTTATGAGCCCTAAAGGTGTAAAAAATACCGTAAATATCTCTTGTTCCAATTTGAAACTTGGGCTGTTACTAACCGAGTGCATAGTGACGATTGGAAAGACATCCTTTAATCTTAAGGATTATGGGGAAGCTATCTTGAAGAACGTGGTCAATGCCGAGTCATTCGAAAACATAGTTCGCGTCGTGGCCGAATCTGTGGTTccaaatgtttttaatttaatcatGAACATGACTGAAACTTTCCTAAACCTAATGCTCAAAGAGCTGACCGAGTTGTTAAAATTCTTCATTTCGACTGAGTCTGTGCTTTTCCGTATGATGGAAACGGTATTGAACGACTATCGGGAAAAGTCTTACCAATTTATAGAAGCACACACTTTGCCAattatggaaaaaataaagcGTCAATTTTTATCGCTTAACCCAAGCAACTATATTATCCCACGTAAGAAGTGCGAGGTCTGCGACGGTTACTATACTATTTGCCCTCTGTAG
- the LOC6499346 gene encoding putative serine protease K12H4.7, producing the protein MKSFLGALAILAILSPLTTAASLGESKPEANDFIRTLKDLHRGSPAEPTMTRANVEERWITQWLDNFDGDNNATWEDRILINEDYFVDGSPIFIYLGGEWKIQPGDITSGLWVDIAKQHNGTIVTTEHRFFGESLPITPFSTENLEKYQNVNQALADVINVIENLKEEDKYKDSKIVIHGCSYSASMATWIRKLYPETILGSWASSAPLVAKVDFKEYFKVIGESYKVLGGQYCYDLIDNATSYYEDLFANGEGDQAKKELNLCDNFDADNKRDRWQIFSTIANIFAGIAQYQNPANYDIAQYCSVLRSFSDDDSVALSKFINWRIHEHSGQCISATFKGTTDYYEWAKDNYQDSMLPWFFQTCSEFGWFQSSGSRQQPFGSSFPSKLYEDTCETVFGSKYNTAGIRANAKATNAEFGGLDNDFTNVYFVQGQMDGWRKVGAGVEQGATIIPYASHCPDGGSISASDSPELVASKQKIIALVAQWLEEA; encoded by the exons ATGAAGTCTTTTCTTGGAGCTCTAGCCATCCTGGCTATCCTTTCACCCCTCACTACCGCCGCAAGTTTGGGTGAATCGAAGCCAGAGGCCAATGACTTTATCCGGACCTTGAAGGACCTCCACAGAGGAAGTCCTGCCGAACCAACGATGACACGGGCCAATGTTGAGGAACGCTGGATCACCCAGTGGTTGGACAACTTCGACGGAGACAACAACGCCACCTGGGAGGAT CGCATTCTGATCAACGAGGACTACTTTGTCGACGGGTCACCCATCTTTATCTATCTGGGCGGTGAGTGGAAGATCCAACCCGGTGACATTACTTCCGGACTCTGGGTAGACATCGCCAAGCAACACAATGGTACGATCGTCACCACCGAGCACCGATTCTTTGGCGAAAGCCTTCCCATAAC TCCGTTTTCGACGGAGAACCTCGAAAAGTATCAAAACGTAAATCAAGCCCTGGCTGATGTCATCAACGTGATTGAGAACCTTAAGGAAGAGGACAAGTATAAGGACTCCAAGATTGTTATTCATGGCTGCTCCTACTCTGCATCTATGGCTACCTGGATCCGTAAACTGTATCCTGAAACTATTTTGGGAAGCTGGGCTTCCTCGGCTCCGCTCGTGGCCAAGGTAGACTTTAAGGAATACTTCAAAGTTATCGGCGAGTCGTACAAGGTCCTGGGGGGACAGTATTGCTACGATTTGATCGACAATGCCACATCCTACTACGAGGATCTGTTCGCAAATGGAGAGGGAGACCAGGCCAAGAAGGAGCTCAACTTGTGCGACAACTTTGATGCGGACAACAAAAGGGACCGTTGGCAGATATTCAGCACAATTGCCAATATTTTTGCAGGAATCGCTCAATACCAAAA CCCAGCGAATTATGACATCGCCCAGTACTGCTCGGTGCTGAGGTCCTTCAGCGATGATGACTCTGTGGCCCTTTCTAAGTTTATTAACTGGCGTATTCATGAGCACTCTGGACAGTGTATCAGCGCAACCTTTAAAGGAACTACTGATTATTATGAATGGGCTAAGGATAACTACCAAGACA GCATGCTTCCCTGGTTCTTCCAGACCTGCAGCGAGTTCGGCTGGTTCCAGTCTTCCGGTAGCAGACAGCAACCTTTCGGATCTTCCTTCCCGTCCAAGCTTTACGAGGATACCTGCGAGACAGTCTTTGGCTCCAAATACAACACTGCTGGAATTCGAGCCAATGCCAAGGCAACCAACGCCGAGTTCGGAGGACTGGACAACGACTTCACCAACGTCTACTTTGTGCAAGGTCAGATGGACGGCTGGAGAAAGGTGGGAGCCGGTGTGGAACAAGGAGCAACCATCATCCCCTATGCCTCCCACTGCCCCGATGGCGGATCGATCTCCGCCAGCGATAGTCCCGAACTGGTTGCCTCTAAGCAGAAGATTATAGCTCTGGTGGCTCAGTGGCTGGAGGAAGCCTAA
- the LOC6501236 gene encoding uncharacterized protein LOC6501236 isoform X2, translating to MQLPYSRVQRILRECELYERNQTTYILPIDYGRQTVGLICKARTDNLSDLKLRLLVILKQHRARFINRHLFKEAGFIEAVLPNKVLLSFEDFNQTLQTDALWCKATSVTIKNYAKGAVTFQCQPLDLREVKAKLRDCGYKITHSELGHSPKKALVQLPERQMKRYKEFLEQLKQDHDVVRVYDNVRV from the coding sequence ATGCAGCTGCCCTACAGCCGGGTGCAGCGCATTCTGCGAGAGTGCGAGCTGTACGAGCGGAACCAGACCACCTACATCCTGCCCATAGACTATGGCCGCCAGACTGTGGGACTGATTTGCAAAGCCCGGACCGATAACCTAAGTGACCTGAAGCTTCGCTTGTTAGTCATACTGAAGCAGCATAGGGCTCGCTTTATCAATCGCCATTTGTTCAAGGAAGCTGGCTTCATAGAGGCCGTTCTTCCGAACAAGGTGCTATTGAGCTTCGAGGATTTCAATCAGACTCTACAAACAGACGCCTTGTGGTGCAAGGCAACCAGTGTTACCATAAAGAACTACGCAAAGGGCGCCGTCACCTTTCAGTGCCAGCCACTGGACCTGCGCGAGGTGAAGGCCAAACTAAGGGATTGCGGCTACAAGATCACTCACTCCGAGCTGGGGCACAGTCCGAAAAAGGCGCTTGTTCAGCTCCCCGAGCGCCAAATGAAGCGCTACAAGGAGTTTCTCGAACAGCTTAAGCAGGACCACGATGTAGTAAGAGTCTATGACAATGTGCGTGTTTAG
- the LOC6501235 gene encoding chromatin-remodeling ATPase INO80 isoform X2, whose product MAGMDTKPGNAPLPVQRPRAMAEPLHVQRLEAALNMRPFMEMAKQALKKPLSSEDSGEELEIKKEEPEDSDDSSMVGIVKTRKSKNSKKHLLGSKEERQSVKAQLYNFNDLTSDREWLYDLLLSDTESDDPSVTEDEYVHQMLRQHIREQRQRKNYYKKATNAQFAYYSSGLLSNHDVFAERQQATAGVRKRRRRTKQEILLARLAEAQAGPKPKQRRRGRKKRDILGSPESGEVPPSELGKYTFGDTLPANDDEDEDGGEVDYKRELASLALDYPEEEEIEEEVDVVGGAEGQVTKVRRKRKNPAALAARRRRIWQIMSKKESGRLQRIKSNNHKEMLANCKRIAGMCAKVVRQRAINSQRIMKETVWRAKRLTREMLTYWKRYERVERDQRRKQEREAEEQRKQDVELIEVKRQQRKLNFLITQTELYAHFMSKKLGQGSEEDQLRILSQLDEETNARLSVQDDYDAGEMKLLAQEHAEAAMKRDLDKTKAFDVFVKKEEPDEDPEELEEAEEPEEQEGEDEPKAAPRQEIKDLPQPKMFKGTLKGYQIKGMTWLANIYDQGISGILADEMGLGKTVQSIAFLCHIAEHYGVWGPFLVISPASTLHNWQQEMSRFVPEFNVVPYWGSPGERKILRQFWDQKHLHTRDASFHVVITSYQLVVSDYKYFNRIKWQYMVLDEAQAIKSAASQRWKLLLGFSCRNRLLLSGTPIQNSMAELWALLHFIMPTLFDSHDEFNEWFSKDIESHAENKTGIDEKQISRLHLILKPFMLRRIKKDVENELSDKIEIMVYCPLTIRQKLLYRALKQKIRIEDLLHLTSGSSALSSSSSASNLMNLVMQFRKVCNHPELFERRDARSPFFMRCAEYVIPRLVYEDGLLHRILPSRQHLLYNRFNIFKSEHMQRSLWEDVNVDSAFGFTRLCDLSVGDMVDVTLNGLITFLLHYRVILEKYPLLAYRREWWKKHRASRYQLLEPMLENKLIPDYMLPSSVLRNFIFTAMTANESSVYAFGDYFTYNMQETIEHRVIRSKVLTQKSDLIEEMADDSKPELEVESVEVQTKSNTKSDVKVTKLLLLPEFPHRPRKPRSYKCEPLSMPRLLYDLGQRVHAVNRRLYCDSRSAAWTQIRHQQCENSDGRELVSSSLALCKPRGGWSSIVVPDKETLITDAGKLFVLDTLLTRLKANGHRVLIYSQMTKMIDLLEEYMWHRKHRYMRLDGSSKISARRDMVADFQTRADIFVFLLSTRAGGLGINLTAADTE is encoded by the exons ATGGCCGGCATGGACACTAAGCCCGGCAATGCGCCACTACCAGTGCAGCGTCCTCGAGCTATGGCGGAGCCTTTGCACGTACAGCGCCTGGAAGCGGCTCTCAACATGCGACCCTTCATGGAAATGGCCAAACAAGCTCTGAAGAAGCCTCTTAGCAGCGAGGACAGTGGCGAGGagttggaaataaaaaaagaggaaCCGGAAGACTCCGATGACTCGTCTATGGTTGGAATTGTCAAAACGAGGAAGTCTAAAAACAGCAAGAAGCATCTGTTAGGAAGCAAGGAGG AGCGACAAAGTGTGAAGGCTCAGTTGTACAACTTTAACGATTTGACCAGCGATCGTGAGTGGTTGTATGACTTGCTGCTGAGCGATACAGAAAGCGATGACCCAAGCGTCACTGAGGATGAGTACGTCCACCAGATGCTGCGACAGCACATAAGGGAGCAGCGTCAGCGAAAGAACTACTACAAGAAGGCAACA AACGCCCAGTTTGCGTACTACTCCAGTGGTCTATTGTCTAACCACGATGTCTTCGCCGAGCGCCAGCAAGCTACGGCCGGGGTGCGCAAGCGACGGCGGCGCACCAAGCAAGAGATCTTGCTGGCCCGCCTGGCCGAAGCTCAAGCCGGTCCCAAGCCCAAACAAAGAAGACGTGGTCGCAAGAAGCGGGACATTCTGGGATCTCCCGAATCTGGCGAGGTGCCGCCTTCGGAACTCGGAAAATATACCTTCGGCGACACACTGCCGGCTAACGATGACGAAGATGAAGACGGCGGTGAAGTGGACTATAAACGGGAGCTCGCCAGTTTGGCTCTGGATTATCCAGAGGAGGAAGAAATCGAGGAGGAAGTAGATGTCGTTGGCGGTGCTGAGGGACAAGTGACAAAGGTGCGACGCAAGCGCAAGAATCCCGCCGCACTGGCCGCGCGTCGCCGTCGCATTTGGCAGATTATGTCGAAGAAGGAATCTGGTAGGCTTCAGCGTATCAAGAGCAACAACCATAAAGAGATGCTGGCCAATTGCAAGAGAATAGCTGGAATGTGTGCCAAGGTGGTGCGCCAGCGAGCCATTAACTCCCAAAGAATCATGAAGGAGACTGTGTGGCGAGCAAAGCGTCTCACCAGGGAAATGCTTACTTACTGGAAACGATATGAGCGAGTGGAGCGCGATCAGAGGCGCAAGCAGGAGCGTGAAGCGGAGGAGCAGCGCAAACAGGACGTGGAACTAATCGAAGTGAAGCGACAGCAGCGAAAGCTTAACTTCCTCATCACCCAAACCGAACTGTATGCCCATTTCATGTCCAAAAAATTGGGCCAGGGTAGCGAGGAAGATCAACTACGTATTCTTAGTCAGTTGGATGAGGAGACCAATGCCCGGTTATCAGTGCAAGATGACTACGATGCAGGGGAGATGAAGCTGTTAGCCCAGGAGCATGCCGAGGCTGCCATGAAGAGGGATCTGGATAAGACCAAAGCATTTGATGTGTTTGTTAAGAAGGAAGAGCCGGACGAAGACCCTGAAGAGCTGGAGGAAGCGGAGGAACCAGAGGAGCAGGAAGGCGAGGATGAGCCTAAAGCCGCTCCCCGCCAGGAAATTAAGGATTTGCCCCAACCCAAAATGTTTAAGGGAACCCTCAAAGGGTATCAAATCAAAGGCATGACTTGGCTGGCCAACATCTATGATCAGGGTATCAGTGGCATACTGGCCGATGAAATGGGTTTGGGAAAGACCGTGCAATCCATTGCGTTCCTGTGCCACATAGCCGAACACTATGGAGTGTGGGGACCGTTTCTGGTCATCTCGCCCGCCTCCACGCTTCACAATTGGCAGCAGGAGATGTCCCGATTCGTTCCTGAATTTAATGTGGTGCCCTATTGGGGTTCGCCGGGGGAAAGAAAAATTCTACGCCAGTTTTGGGACCAAAAACACCTGCACACTCGGGACGCCAGCTTCCATGTAGTCATCACTTCCTACCAGCTGGTGGTAAGCGATTACAAGTACTTCAACCGCATCAAGTGGCAGTACATGGTGCTGGACGAGGCACAGGCCATCAAGAGTGCGGCGTCACAGCGTTGGAAGTTACTACTTGGCTTCAGCTGCAGGAACCGACTGCTTCTCAGTGGCACTCCCATCCAAAACAGCATGGCCGAGCTCTGGGCGTTGCTGCACTTCATCATGCCCACTCTATTTGATTCGCACGATGAGTTCAACGAGTGGTTCTCCAAAGATATCGAATCGCATGCCGAGAACAAAACGGGCATAGATGAGAAGCAAATTTCCAGGCTGCACTTGATTCTCAAGCCGTTTATGTTGCGGCGCATTAAGAAGGACGTGGAGAATGAGTTGTCGGACAAGATTGAAATCATGGTCTACTGCCCTCTGACCATTCGCCAGAAGCTGCTCTACAGGGCACTGAAGCAGAAGATTAGGATTGAGGACCTGTTGCATTTGACCAGCGGTTCCTCCGCTCTCTCATCGTCCTCATCTGCTTCGAACCTGATGAATTTGGTCATGCAGTTCCGAAAGGTGTGCAACCATCCGGAGCTCTTTGAGAGAAGGGATGCCAGAAGCCCGTTCTTTATGCGTTGTGCGGAGTACGTAATACCTAGATTGGTGTACGAGGATGGACTGCTCCACAGAATCTTGCCGAGTCGACAGCACCTGCTGTACAATCG TTTCAACATCTTTAAGTCGGAACACATGCAAAGATCTCTGTGGGAGGACGTGAATGTGGACAGCGCCTTTGGGTTTACCCGATTATGTGATTTGTCAGTTGGAGACATGGTGGATGTCACTCTGAATGGGCTGATTACTTT CCTCTTACATTACCGCGTGATCCTTGAGAAATATCCACTTCTGGCGTACCGCCGGGAATGGTGGAAGAAACATCGAGCAAGTAGATATCAACTCCTGGAACCGATGCTGGAAAACAAACTGATTCCGGACTATATGCTCCCGAGCAGTGTATTgcgtaattttatttttacagcCATG ACCGCCAATGAAAGTAGTGTTTATGCTTTTGGAGACTATTTCACCTACAACATGCAGGAGACCATTGAGCATCGTGTGATTCGCTCCAAGGTTCTGACTCAGAAGTCAGACCTAATCGAGGAAATGGCGGACGATTCAAAGCCGGAGCTTGAGGTGGAATCTGTGGAAGTGCAAACCAAATCTAACACCAAGAGTGATGTCAAGGTGACCAAGCTTTTGCTTTTGCCAGAATTTCCGCATCGACCTCGCAAGCCGAGGAGCTATAAGTGTGAGCCTTTATCGATGCCACGCCTTCTGTATGACTTGGGCCAAAGAGTACACGCGGTGAACAGGCGCTTGTA TTGTGATAGTCGTTCTGCTGCCTGGACACAGATTCGCCACCAACAGTGCGAAAACAGTGATGGCAGGGAGCTCGTTTCCAGCTCCTTGGCTCTGTGCAAGCCGAGGGGCGGCTGGTCCTCGATCGTAGTACCTGATAAGGAAACGTTGATCACCGATGCCGGAAAGCTTTTCGTCTTAGATACGCTGCTAACCCGCCTTAAAGCTAATGGACACCGCGTGCTGATCTACTCACAGATGACTAAGATGATCGATTTGCTGGAG gaGTACATGTGGCACCGCAAACATCGTTATATGCGATTGGATGGCTCGAGCAAGATCTCAGCTCGTCGGGACATGGTGGCAGATTTTCAGACACGGGCGGATATCTTTGTCTTCTTACTGTCGACCAGAGCTGGAGGACTCGGCATTAACCTAACAGCCGCCGATACG GAGTAG
- the LOC6501236 gene encoding uncharacterized protein LOC6501236 isoform X1, giving the protein MSKNRCLEPMNLHCSSKLPHLRASVTPYCPKPTLTRSDSPKLENDKRNGLDMQLPEEEYDITVKRVRWAPTYGDRSSSELTDRPATYITPRSTKQIQFDTDTPDEVRLAHELRLAVHRGGGSVDPERNSELRARLSPMQLPYSRVQRILRECELYERNQTTYILPIDYGRQTVGLICKARTDNLSDLKLRLLVILKQHRARFINRHLFKEAGFIEAVLPNKVLLSFEDFNQTLQTDALWCKATSVTIKNYAKGAVTFQCQPLDLREVKAKLRDCGYKITHSELGHSPKKALVQLPERQMKRYKEFLEQLKQDHDVVRVYDNVRV; this is encoded by the coding sequence ATGTCTAAAAACCGCTGTTTAGAACCAATGAACCTTCATTGTTCCTCGAAGCTGCCACATCTGAGGGCAAGTGTGACTCCATACTGCCCGAAGCCGACTCTGACGCGGTCAGATTCTCCCAAGCTGGAGAACGACAAGCGCAATGGTCTAGATATGCAGCTGCCCGAGGAAGAGTACGATATAACCGTGAAGCGGGTTCGATGGGCTCCAACATACGGAGATAGAAGCTCGAGTGAGTTGACAGACAGACCTGCCACATATATCACTCCACGAAGCACCAAACAGATTCAATTCGATACGGACACACCCGACGAGGTGCGACTGGCCCATGAGCTGCGTCTGGCGGTTCATCGCGGTGGTGGCTCCGTTGATCCCGAGCGAAATTCCGAGCTGAGAGCTCGCCTGTCGCCCATGCAGCTGCCCTACAGCCGGGTGCAGCGCATTCTGCGAGAGTGCGAGCTGTACGAGCGGAACCAGACCACCTACATCCTGCCCATAGACTATGGCCGCCAGACTGTGGGACTGATTTGCAAAGCCCGGACCGATAACCTAAGTGACCTGAAGCTTCGCTTGTTAGTCATACTGAAGCAGCATAGGGCTCGCTTTATCAATCGCCATTTGTTCAAGGAAGCTGGCTTCATAGAGGCCGTTCTTCCGAACAAGGTGCTATTGAGCTTCGAGGATTTCAATCAGACTCTACAAACAGACGCCTTGTGGTGCAAGGCAACCAGTGTTACCATAAAGAACTACGCAAAGGGCGCCGTCACCTTTCAGTGCCAGCCACTGGACCTGCGCGAGGTGAAGGCCAAACTAAGGGATTGCGGCTACAAGATCACTCACTCCGAGCTGGGGCACAGTCCGAAAAAGGCGCTTGTTCAGCTCCCCGAGCGCCAAATGAAGCGCTACAAGGAGTTTCTCGAACAGCTTAAGCAGGACCACGATGTAGTAAGAGTCTATGACAATGTGCGTGTTTAG